The following nucleotide sequence is from Austwickia chelonae.
GACGCGCCATCCTGCACACGATGCAGCGCACCGCCCTCCAGGGTTCGCCCAATATGCTCACCGCGATCACCGGGGTGTGGCATCCGGGCTCGGACCGGCGGTGCGCGGGCGACCCGGCGTACGGCGGCGTCGAAGGCGAGATCCATCCTTTCCGGAAGTCGTTGGAACAGCTTCGGATCGGCGATGCGTACGCGTCACCGCTGCGGGAGGTGTCCTTGGCGGCGATCTCGGCGTTCGCGCAGGAGAGCGGCGACACCTTCTATGCGCACACCGATGAGGCCGCTGCGGCGGCGAATCCTTTCTTCCCGGGGATCGTGGCGCACGGCTATCTGCTGGTGAGCTGGGCGGCCGGGCTCTTCGTCAACCCCGATCCGGGTCCGGTGCTGGCCAATTACGGCTTGGACAACCTGCGTTTCATCACCCCGGTCGCCGCCGGGGACTCGATGCGGGTCACGTTGACCGCCAAACGGATCACCCCGCGGGTCACCGACGAGTACGGCGAGGTCGCTTGGGACACCGTCATCCACAACCAGCACGACGAGATCGTGGCGACGTACGACGTGTTGACCTTGGTCGCCAAGACCTGGCCCCCACCCCCGTCCGACAACTGACCACCCCGCACCCCCCAACCCTTGGCCCCCGGGCCCCGGGCCCTACCCCCGTTCCCCCCACTGCCAGCCCCTACCCCCAGCGATCCCCTAGCCCTGGCCCACCCCCGCTTCCCTACCCTCGTTCCCCCCACTGCCAGCCCCTACCCCCGACTGCCGGACGTGATGGAACAGGGCACCAAGCGATCCCCTAGCCCTGGCCCACCCCCGCTTCCCCCCACTGCCAGCCCCTACCCCCGACTGCCGGACGTGATGGAACAGGGCACCAGTCGAGCAAAGTGGCTGGCAGTGGGGGTCGAGCGCAGCCTCATGTCCACAGGGGTGGCTGGCAGTGGGGGTCGAGCGCAGCCTCATGTCCACAGGGGTGGCTGTGCAGAGCAGTGTGCACAGGGTCAGAGTGGTGGGTACCCGGGTGAGAAGCACATGGTCCCAAGCTGGGCGCATGTCCGACGGTCTGCTCAGCCTGCTCACCCATCGGGGCGATCGTCCCCGCGCCCGACTCCTCGCCCAAGGATTCACCGAAGCCGACATCGCAGCAGCGGTCCGGCATGGCGACATCGTCCGGGTCGCTCGAGGGATGTACGGCGTGCCCCGCCCCGGCTCCACCCCCGAAGAACGCCACGTCAGACTGGCCGCAGCGATGGCACGCCGATTCGCCGGTACGGCAGTGCTCAGCCACCACAGCGCATTGGCCACGGCCGGCCTTCCGTTGCACGGCGTACCCTTCGATGTCGCCCACCTGACCTCGGTGCGGAGCCGTCACTATCGACGGCGTACCGACCATGTGCTGCACGCCGCCGATTTCTCCTCCCAGGACGCCCTCGTCACCCTGCAGCATGGCGCGTCCTGGGCCTGCCCACCTGGGTTGCTCGTGGAGCTCTGCCCCGGCAGGCACGACACCCCCGGCAGGCACGACGAGCACAGCGGGTACGACGAGCACAGCCGACACGACGACCCCAGCGGGCATGATGTTCTGCCCCGGGTGGGGATCGGTGCAGCTCTGGTGCAGACCGGGCTGCGGTGGGGCGCCCAAGCGCTGCTCCCCAGTGCTGACGCCGCGCTGCGCCGTGGCCTGGTGTCCGAGCAGGAACTCGCCGAAGCGGTGGCCGGTTACGCGCGCAGCCCCGGCATGACCCAGGTACGCCGAGCCGTCGCAGCGGTGGATCCGTTGTCGGAGTCGGTCGGGGAGACTCTGCTGCGCTGGCAGATGACCTGCCTGGGTTTCCCGATGCGCTCGCAGGTCGAGGCGGGGTGTCCGGGGCGGCGCTATCGTCTCGACCTGGTGATCGAGGGCACGGGGGTGGCATTGGAGTTCGACGGGATGACGAAGTACGGACTGGACGATGCGGCCATGTCCGTTCAACAGCGGGGTGCGCTGCTTCGGGCGGAGAAGTCCCGTGACGAGAATCTTCGTCGTCGTGGCTGGTATGTCATCCATGTCACCTGGCCGGAGCTCTTCCGCCCCACGCTCCTCGCCGGCCGACTCCCCGTCCCCTTCCCACCCCAACCATCCAGTCACCAACCGCTCTCCCACACACCCTCCCCAACCACCCCATCATCGACTCGCACAAGCTCCCCGCGCTCCGCCCCAGCCCCTCCTCGACTGACACCCCATTTACTCGACTGACGCCGTGTTCGATCCCGGGCTGGAGTCGAGGAAACGTGCTGGCAGTCGGCTCGACCAGACTGGCAGTCGGCTCGACCAGAAAAGATCCTTCGACAGTGGAATGAGAAACGTCCTTCCGGGTAGAAGCGCACCATACGGATCCTCGTGACCGGCGCAACCGGATAGATCGGCACGTGGCTCGTCCCCGAACTGCTCAGCAGAGGACATGGGGTCCGGGCGGCCTATGGACGCCACTCACCGCCTCCCCTCGGGTGGACCGACCGTGTGGCGTGAACCCACCTGGACGTCACCTCCCCCACCAGCGTCGCCACCGGCGTGGACGGCATGGACGGCATGGACGGCATGGACAGCGTGGACGCCATCTTCTACCTGGTGCACGGGGTAGGGTGCGACGACTTCCGACGTACCGATCTCCTCACCGCCCAGATCACCGCCCAGATCACCGCCCAGGCCTGCGCCGTCTTGTTGGTGGCGTCGGTGGCGGACCCGGAGTGGGCTGGTGGATTCATCGGCTTGGACCAGTGAGGCGTGGCCGTACACCGGCCCACCCGGTGGTGGAGCCGCCTCACCTTGGGTGTCCGGGAGGCCGGTTCGCGAGAGGCACGCCCGTGACGAAAGGCACGCCCGTGATCAGGCTGCGCCCGCCTCACCCTCCGCCCCCGAAGAGTGCGAGCGTCGGTGGCAGAAGGAAGAGCATGCCCACCGACCAGGTCAGGTGGGTGATGATCGGGCCGAGGACTCCCCCGGTGACTCGCCGCTGCAAGCCGACGACGAGCCCTAACGCGGCAGCGGCGAAAGCCAGCAGCGGGATACCTGCAGCCGCAGTGACCACCGTGTAGACGGCCGCAGTGACCGCGAGCGCGTATTTTCCGCTCACGGCGGGGTACAGGGCGCCTCGGTAGAAGAGTTCCTCGGCGATGCCGTTGACGACGGTGATCGCCAGTACCAGTGGTAGTGATCCGGTTCTGGCGTGGTCGAGTAGTTCTTCGATGGGGTCGCGGAGCACGGGGATCTGGGCGACGACGCCTGCTCCGGCGAGGAAAATTCCCAGCAGCAGCGTTCCCAGGGCCAACGATTGGGTCACCGGGTATCCGATGCCTTGCCGGCGTCGGTGTGCCCGGCCCAGGTGGAGTCGCCCTGAGGCGAGGGCGCCGATGGTGTAGGTGCCGGCGAGTGCCAGGGTGGCCGGGTAGAAGCGTGGGTCGCCGGCGGGGATGCGTAGGGAGTGTGCGACGAGGGCGATGGCGGCGACCAGGGTGGCCATGGCGACTCCTCTGCGGCGGAGTCTGTTGTCTTCCAGATGGTTCCGAGGGACTGATTCGTGGAGTGCTGCGATGAGGAAGCGTCGTAGCTCCCGGGCGGGTGCTCCTGCCCGTCTGTACAGGCTCATCTGGCCGTCTCCGGGGATGGCCGGTCGCGGTGTGGCGGGCCGTCCAGTTCGAGGGGTGCCAGCATCGTCCCGGGGTCGAGGAGGGTGAGCTGTTGAACGCACCACGGGCTCAAGGTGAAGGGGGCTGAGCGTGCCGTGGTGTGGGCTTCTGGGAGGTCGATCCAGGCGGCGTCCATGACTTCGTCGGGTGCGAGGTGGAGGTCGCCACGGGCCTGGCCGACGAAGACCGGGCACAGTTCGTGTTCGACGATGCCTCCGGCGTCGACGGCTCGGTAGGTGAATTCGGGGAGCAGGCAGGTCAGCCGGTCGATGTTCAGCCCGGTTTCCTCGAGGGTGCGGCGGGCGACGGCGTCGGGGACGGTCTCCCCGGGGCGGGGGTGTCCGCAGCAGCTGTTCGACCACACTCCGGGCCACGTGCGTTTGGTGAGCGCGCGTCGGGTCATCAGGAGGCGGTCGTCCTGGTCGAGGAGGTACACGCTGAAGGCGAGATGCAGGGGTGTGTCGGTGCCGTGGACGGTTGTCCGGTCGGCGGTGCCGATCGGTCGTCCGTCCGTTCCGATCAGTACCACCTGGTCGGGGGTTTCTTCTCGGTTCATGGTCTGCCTTGTCGGGAAATTCCTAGGGCTCGGGGTCCAGGAGTGGGCGAGGCCTTTGTCGCAGTTCAGCCTAGGTATTTTCCGGTGTTGTCGCCGGGTCTGTTCGGGGGTGTCGGAGGGTCGGTTCGCGTTCTGGGTCTGTGGCTGGCGGCTCGGCTCGTACCATCGAGAGGAGGAGGCATCGTCGCTGACCGGTCGGTCACCGGCGCTCGTGGAGGGAGAGGGTCGGAGTGCAGGTCGGGCAGGCGGGTCGAGGCGACGGCGGGTCGTCGGCTCAGGGGATCACCGAATCGATGCGGGCGCTCTCCATGGAGACGATGCGTTATGTCGACGATGTGGCTCGTGTGCTGGGTCATCACCGCAGCGATGTCGCTGCTCTCGGGGCGCTGATCGAGGCCGACCGTCGGGGTGTCGAGGTGACTCCGAGCGAGTTGGCTCACGAGATGAGTTTGTCGTTGGCGGCGGTCACGGCCTTGGTGGACCGGTTGGAGCGGGCAGGGCATCTGTGTCGTCGCCGTCATGTCGATGACGGGCGGAAGGTCGTTCTGGAGTTGACCGATCGTGCCCGGGAGACCAGCCGGTTCATGTTCCTCCCGTTGGCCGAGCGGATGTGTGCGCAGTTGGCGGGTTATTCGGCTGAGGAGCTGGATGTGGTGGCGCGTGCGCTGGCTGATCTGTTGGTGGCGGCGGAGTCGGCGCGTCCTCCGTCGGTCGAGGTCACCGGTTCCGGTACTGCTGTCGGGGTCGGTACCGGAGCCGGTGGCTCGCACGGTTAGGGCAGGTCGACGGTGTCATTGCGGCCTTCGGTGCGGCGCCCGGTGACGGCACTGCGGACGATGTGCATGAGTTGGCCGATGCGGCCGCCGGTGCCGTTGTCATTGCCGCCCCAGTATTCGGCGGAGTCGGCTTCGATGTGGAGCAGGATGTTGTTCGGGTTGTCGGGGCCGCCTTCCATGAAGAGGTCGGTGAAGGTGTTCCAGTACTCGTGGAGTTTGGTGGGGTCTTCGAGGACGCGGGCGCGGCCGGAGACGCTCACCCAGGTTCCTTTGCCGGTGTAGGACACGTTGACCTGGGGGTTGGCGGTGATGGCTCGGGTCTGCTCGGAGTCGCGTTCGGCGATGAACCACAGGTCGCCGTCGAATTCGACGTCTTGGGTCGACATGGGTCGGGCGAGGAGTTTCCCGCTGGGGTCGACGCTGGTGAGCATCGCGGTTCTGAGGTCTTTGATCATCGCGGCGATCTTCTGGATGTCGTGGTCGGACATGTCGTCTTCTCCTCGGCAGTGGGTTCGCGCGGTCGTTCTTCCCTTACCCCTCGCAGGTCAGATCATTCAATCGTCGAAAGATCTGTCTGCGAGGGGTAAGGGTGCACGGGGTTACGGCCGGAAGGTCTTGCCGTCGGCGATCTGGTAGGCGTCCAGGGCGAGGACGTGGTGTCCGGGCGAGGTGTGAGCTTCTACCGTGATGGTGTGTTTGCCGTGGTCGCAGACGATGTTGCCGAGGACTTCCTGATATTTCACCGGTCCGGCGGTGTCCAGCTCGGCATAGCTCGTGCCGTCGACGTACACCGTGGCTTTGGCTCCTTGGGGGAGGGTCGTGCCGCGGAAGACCAGATACCCCTGGCCGTCGAAGGTTTCTGTCGTCGTCCATCGGGCTTTGTCCTGGTAGGTGACCAGGGCTGTCCCGTTCAGGTAGGACGGGTGCTGCACGAAATGCCAGTTCTTGTCCGCGCCGACGCCGGTGATGTCGATCGGGGCAGGTGCCAGGCGGACGGTAGTGGTGGAGACCGCGCTGTTCCGTCCGTCTGGCCAGAGTGCGCTGACCCGTACTTCGTACTTGTCGCCGAATTCTCCTCGGAAGGTGGCTTCTGTCTTGGAGGTGTCCGCGAACCAGAGTTTTTCCGGCCCGTAGGAGCGGCTTCCGTCGGGGTTGATCTTCACCTCGGCGAAGGTCACCCGGTAACGGGTGTCCAAGGGTCCGTGGGAGACGTCCCAGGAGACCTTCTGGGTTGGCTCTTCGTAGTTCAGTTCGCCGGTGGACAGGACGTCGACGCTGCCCATCCGGTCTTGGCCGTGGCGAGGGGTCACGTTGAGGGAGTCGAGTGCGAGGGTGCCGGCTGAGCTGGATTTGATCGTGACGACATGTTTTCCGGCAGGGAGCGGCACTGTTGTCAGGGGCTGACGGTAGGGGTATTTCGAGGTTGTTGTTCCGGTGGAAGTGGTGAAGGATGTGGCCGGGCCGCCGTCCACGGAGATCTCTGCGGTTCCTCCTTGAGGGACGAGCGTTCCTTTCACGGTCAAGGTCGCGTCGACGGCGGTGGTGACGACCTGGGTGATCGTTTCCCCGGGTCGGTAGGTGACGGCGGCGGTCCCGCCGAAGTATTCGGGATGTTTCACCAGGTGCCAGCCCGGTGAGGCTTTTCCTGTGGCCGAAGGAAGATCCATGATGTTCGTCATGTGGACGATGTGTTCGCCTCGGGCTTTCTCCCCGGTCAGTGGGTCACGGCCGGTCACGGTGAAGCGGTGGATGTCTCCTAGTCCGCGGTGCACCCCGACCGCACGGTGCATCGCGTTGCTCATCGGGTATTTCTCCTCGGGTCCGAAGGTCACCTTCCCCTCGTCGTCCGTCGTGCCTTTCGCCCACATGACGTCGTACTCCCAGTTCTTGAGAGCGAAATCTCCACGGACGGCGCTCCACATCACGGTGGCCAGGGGGGTCTGGGCATCGATGACCGAGCCGATCTCGATCTTGACCGCCGTCGACGTCGGGGCGACCGTGGTCTGTCCGCCCATGGCTGCCGGTGGTCGGGCCGAGGTGAGGGCATCGGGTGCATTGACCGGGAGTGCTGCCGCTGCGGAGGTGATCCCACCGGGCAGTAGGAGCCCGCCGGACAGTGCGAGGACGAGCAGATGGGAACGACGAGCAGACATGACAAGACCTCATCTCGAAGAAAACGGCCCCCGATGAATTGAATAAAGTGGCCCACGTGAAAACCTGGCGTGGCCTGTTAGTAGATCCCCCACCCGCAGAGAGAAAAACGGTTTTTCAGGGCAGCAGAATGTTCCCCTCAGAGCCCTGGAAGCGGGTATGCAAAAACACTATTCCGCCAGAACCAGCCTTGTCATCAGCCGTTTTCAAGACGTGATCGATAGGTCACATACCGTGATCGACGATTTCTTGTCGCTATTGATCCGTGATCATATCGCCATCAGAAAAAATATTCACCGGACCATGCGATGACTTTTCGATGAAAAATATAGGAAGATCGTTCCTTCAGGGCTGGAGGACATCTATCCCCTGCAGCTCAGTCGACGCCGGACCCGCCACGCAGCCCAGCCTGGGGTGCATCCCGGCCGTCCCGGGCGTCCAAGCCCTGGAAGACCATGGCGACCAGGGCGTCCGCCACCGCATCGACATCATGGTCACCGTCCGGCCGATACCACTCCACCAGAGAGTTCACCGTCCCGTACACGAAACGAGTGATCAGCAGGGCGTCAGCATCGCCCCGCAGCGCGCCCTCGGCCCGTGCAGCCTCGACCAGCGCCGCGAACCTCAGGTCGAACCGACGGCGTCGCTCCAGAGCGTCCCGCTCGACCTCGGTGTTCCCCCGAACCCGGAGCAGCAAGGTCACATAGGGAAGTTCGTCGTGCAGGACGTGGACTGCGCGACGCACCACTGCTTCGAGCCGTTCCCGGGCCGTCCCGGAGGTGGAGACCTCTTCCTCGAAGGCTGTTTCCAAAGAGCACAGGGCCCGGTCGCAGGCTCGTTGCAGCAGATCCTCCTTGCTGCTCACGTGGTAATAGATCCCTGCTTTGGAGATGCCGAGATTTTCTGCGAGCACCCCCATCGAGGTGCCTTCGTACCCGTGCCGGTTGAAGACTTCTACAGCGACGGCGAGGATCGACTCACCGTCGTAGCCAGGACGTTTGCGTCGCTCACCCAGGGTGCCGGGTTCGGGGCTCGTGGTCACCGGTTCATTCTCCCTCGCGCATTCCGACAGGTGGACGGGGGTGTCCGGTGCGCTGTCAGTCGCCGGACAGGTTTCGGTTGTCGTAGATCCGACGGAGTTTGCCCATCGAGCGGGGCAGCGTGCCGGGGTCGGCGACGGCGATGCGGGCGGACGAGCCAATCCGTGACTTGACCAGATGTTGCAGTTCTTTCGCCGCAGAAGTGGCTTCATCATCAGACGCTTCGGGCCGACGTTCGATGTGGATGGTGAGTTCGTCCATCCGGTGGGGTCTGGTCAGCTCAAGTTGGAAGTGAGGTGACAGCGCGGAGAGGGTGAGGGCGATCTCCTCGATCTGCGTGGGGAAGAGGTTCACGCCGCGCAGGATGATCATGTCGTCGCTGCGGCCGGTGAGTCGGCCCATCCGGCGGTGGCCGGGGCGGGCGGTACCGGGCAATAGGCGGGTCAGGTCATGGGTGCGGTAGCGGATCACGGGCATCGCGACCTTGGTCAGTGACGTGAAGACCAGTTCGCCTTCGCTGCCGTCCGGGAGCACTTTGTCGTCGGCGAAGGGGTCGATGATCTCGGGCAGGAAGTGGTCCTCCCAGAGGTGCAGGCCGTCGTGGGTCTCCGCGGATTCGCCGGCGACGCCGGGGCCCATCACTTCGGAGAGCCCGTAGATGTCGCTGGCGGTGATGGCGAACCCGGCCTCGAGCTCGCGGCGCATCTGGCTGGTCCACGG
It contains:
- a CDS encoding MarR family winged helix-turn-helix transcriptional regulator, whose translation is MQVGQAGRGDGGSSAQGITESMRALSMETMRYVDDVARVLGHHRSDVAALGALIEADRRGVEVTPSELAHEMSLSLAAVTALVDRLERAGHLCRRRHVDDGRKVVLELTDRARETSRFMFLPLAERMCAQLAGYSAEELDVVARALADLLVAAESARPPSVEVTGSGTAVGVGTGAGGSHG
- the idi gene encoding isopentenyl-diphosphate Delta-isomerase, producing MNREETPDQVVLIGTDGRPIGTADRTTVHGTDTPLHLAFSVYLLDQDDRLLMTRRALTKRTWPGVWSNSCCGHPRPGETVPDAVARRTLEETGLNIDRLTCLLPEFTYRAVDAGGIVEHELCPVFVGQARGDLHLAPDEVMDAAWIDLPEAHTTARSAPFTLSPWCVQQLTLLDPGTMLAPLELDGPPHRDRPSPETAR
- a CDS encoding pyridoxamine 5'-phosphate oxidase family protein, translated to MSDHDIQKIAAMIKDLRTAMLTSVDPSGKLLARPMSTQDVEFDGDLWFIAERDSEQTRAITANPQVNVSYTGKGTWVSVSGRARVLEDPTKLHEYWNTFTDLFMEGGPDNPNNILLHIEADSAEYWGGNDNGTGGRIGQLMHIVRSAVTGRRTEGRNDTVDLP
- a CDS encoding CPBP family intramembrane glutamic endopeptidase, translating into MSLYRRAGAPARELRRFLIAALHESVPRNHLEDNRLRRRGVAMATLVAAIALVAHSLRIPAGDPRFYPATLALAGTYTIGALASGRLHLGRAHRRRQGIGYPVTQSLALGTLLLGIFLAGAGVVAQIPVLRDPIEELLDHARTGSLPLVLAITVVNGIAEELFYRGALYPAVSGKYALAVTAAVYTVVTAAAGIPLLAFAAAALGLVVGLQRRVTGGVLGPIITHLTWSVGMLFLLPPTLALFGGGG
- a CDS encoding TetR/AcrR family transcriptional regulator, whose amino-acid sequence is MTTSPEPGTLGERRKRPGYDGESILAVAVEVFNRHGYEGTSMGVLAENLGISKAGIYYHVSSKEDLLQRACDRALCSLETAFEEEVSTSGTARERLEAVVRRAVHVLHDELPYVTLLLRVRGNTEVERDALERRRRFDLRFAALVEAARAEGALRGDADALLITRFVYGTVNSLVEWYRPDGDHDVDAVADALVAMVFQGLDARDGRDAPQAGLRGGSGVD